Below is a window of Camelina sativa cultivar DH55 chromosome 11, Cs, whole genome shotgun sequence DNA.
CTTTCCAAGTTTTACGGATGTCTTTGGTGACTTGAGGGTGAATATCAAACCTATATAACACATAGAAAGTATATTGGTTACACATAAGTTAAACTAATAACATAATGTATAAAGGAACTGTGTTTACCATAAAGTTCCGTTGAGCTTTTCTGGGTGCAAATGTGGCATGTTACGTCTAGCTGGTGCATTCTTCAATTCAGCGAGACTTGCAGTGGTATAAGCTGCAGTAGTGGAACTAACTGACCCAATTGCTCCAGGAGGCAGGATATCATCAGAAGTCCGAGAAGCTCTTTGGAAGGAGTAGCCACCACGACGAGAATGATTCATATTCgcagctttgttcagaaaagaaaatatgaacaTTAAAATTGAGTTTCTATTTACTCTAATAGCCAAAATGATAGAGATAAGAACATTAATCATCTCTATTGGTTATGGTCTCTTGCACACatgaaaaaaattgatcttttAAAATTGGGACCTGGTAGTACGAAGAAATAAACATTCGCCCCCACATCAATATTCAACAAATTGTTTTCTAGGTGGaattaacaaaatacaaagCTTTAATTTTCCAGATTTGAAGAACTAAAATTTTCATCCTTTCTCTGTTCAACgacaaacaacaattaagagagagagagagagagagagagagagagagagagttacagATACTGAGACAACAAAGAGACGGTGGTACTGGAGTAGCGCAGAGGCCAGGAGGAGAAACAGAGATGCAACAAGGAGATAATAGAGACAGGAACGAGAAGAGACGGCGACGACAAGGAGGAGAGACGGTGAGAGGATGAAAAGAGATGAGACGGACGATCAGTGCTAAGAGAGCCAAAGATGGTGTTTAGAATTCGGCGAGGGTTTTCTCCTTAGGTTAAGTAGaagaaagtaaaataattaagagGGAAAAGAATTGCGGGAATATAACCCGGGAAGGGAAAATTTCACTGCCACATATGTGATACTCGTGGCAAtctataaaaattagaaaataaattagtaaagtTTGTCTTTTAATTAAGATCAAAAGAACATGCAGATACATAGAAGAACTAATTTAGATAtgtaattcatatatattacaatatgagttgaccacaaatatatatatatatatatatatatatatatatcattcatcgTGATCTTCAgtcttcaccatcatcatcatcttcacttgaatcagaatcagaatctgAATCAGTGTCATCCAAACCATCTTCAGAATCATATTCATCGTCGGCATGATCAACCAATAAAGACTCGTACTCATCTTCATCCTCGACTGCAAGTGTATCAACTTGCAAAATACCACTTGTTGCCACaacatgattataattttcatctTGTAAAGCGGTTTGAATAACTTCTGTAGATTCTAAAAAGTTTCTCGGAACAACTTTTGTAGATGTCCACCAATTGTCTCTTACGTTATCACGCAACCGAGGATACGGAATAAAACAGACTTGATCACATTGCTCCGGTAAAATATAAGGATCATATTTCTCATATTGTTTAAGGGGCAAAACATCAACAATACCTGACGGATGTCTGCGCATTCCATGACCAAGTCTGTTGTCAAACCATGTGCATTTAAAAACCATAGCTTTGAGCCCAACAACACCATGATACTCAATCATAAGTATCTCCTCAATAAGTCCAAGATACTCGGTCTCCGTTGTTCCACGGACACATACACCATAATTATGCGTTTTTTTAGTATGTCCATGGTTGTGGGTATGGTAGTGGTATCCGCGTGAGTAATACATTGGCCAAGTAGTGAATTGATGGTTTGGACCTTGTACAAACTCAAGCATCCAAAACGGGAATACATATGACGCACTAGCATCGTTCATCTgtaccaaaattatatatatatatatatatatatatgattagattaactgaaaattaatatatttatataaactcatctatatatatatatatatatatattattaactacAACACTTACATAGTCTCTACACCATTCCgcaaaatgtttttcttttgctttatccATTTCTTTTGAAGTAATATTTGGTATGCTCAGCGTCATATACTCCTCGAACATCCTGTGTACATTTAGAAATTAGTGgcaaattttttattatctaataatatgtataactgaaaattaaagaaacaaagaatacCTCTCATACGGTGTAAATTCTTCACAATTGAGTAGTAAAAATGTTTGAAGCACGTTATAATCTACGTCAGTAAACCATTTACGTTTTGGTTTTCCACTTACTCGTCCTTCTTGCTGGAAGATGCTCGGTACATTGGGATATGAGTAGGTGAATTTTACTTCACCAGAAACTTCAGATGTATCTAAAGGTTTACGAGGCAAATAATTGGCCATCACATTGGAAATCTCTTCGTTCACACATTGAGCAACTATCGAACCTCCAATGCGTGCcttattttttacctttttttttaaatgatacatGTATCGCTCGAACGGgtacatccacctatattggacTGGACCACCTAAAGCAGCTTCATCAGGAAGATGCACAGGTAAATGTTCCATGACATCAAAGAATGACGGGGGAAAATTTTCTCAAGATTGCAAAGCTTCAcagaaatattttcttttaataccGCAACATCTTCAGTCCTCAACATCTTTGCAGATATATCTCGAAAGAAAAGTGaaatatctacaaaaaaaagttttttttataattaattatatttatttaatttactaattgcAGCACATACTATGtttaattcttaaaattattatagaatTAATTTAATACCTGAAATAGCTGTGTGGATAGCTTCGGGCAGTAGCTCTAAAAATGCAATAGGCAGAAGTCGTTGCATGATCACATGACAATCATGACTTTTAAGGCCTGATAGTGACCAATTATTTAAGTCAACACAACGTGAAAACTTTGAAGCATATCCGTCTGGAAAttttatctcgtttttcatCCATGTTAAAAATTTCTGTTTACCATCCTTTGATAATCTGAATTTTGGAACAGGTGCTTTTCCATCAGGAGTAACCTCTAAATCCGGTCTTCGGCAAATGGAAGGAAGATCCATCCTAGATTTAACGTTATCTTTTGTCTTCCCTGGAACATTCAGCAATGTCTTAATGAGATTGTCGAAGAAATTTTTTTCGATGTGCATGAAATCGAGATTGTGTCGAAGAAGTAGATCTGCCCAATACGGCAAATCCCAGAATATACTTTGCTTCACCCAGTTATGATAATCACCATATCCTGTGATAGTACGAGCAGGGTTATCATGACCTTTTCCTCCACAATCGACAGTTCTGAACACCCCTTCAATGCTTCTTATCCTCTCATAAAGAATTTCCTCCCCAGATAACCATGTTGGAGGATCATCGTGCATTGATTTTCCCTTTCGAAATGCTCTTAAATTCCGCCGGTAAGGATGATCTTTAGGCAAGAATACTctatgacaatcaaaccaactgTGTTTTCTTCCATTTGGCAACCAAAATGACTTTGTTTCTTCTAGACAATACGGACAAGCCAATCTACCATGTGTAGTCCAACCCGAGAGCATACCGTATGCGGGAAAATCACTAATTGTCCACATCAATGCAACACGCatcttgaaattttgatttcttgacACATCGTAAGCATCCACACCGTCGCTCCACAAAAACTGTAGTTCTTCAATTAATGGCTGCAAAAAGACATCTAGGCTCTTCTTCGGATGTTTCGGCCCTGGAACTAATATCgctagaaaaaaatattccattttCATACACATCCCGGGAGGTAAATTGTATGGTGTTAATATAACTGGCCAAACCGAGTGTGCCTGACCGTTCATACCAATTGGATTAAATCCATCTGTTGATAAGCCTAGATAAACATTACGACTCTCATAAGCAAATTGTGGATATACCTTCTGAAAATGCTTCCATGCTTTTCCATCAGAGGGGTGATGCATCTCTCCTTCCGAGGATACATGTTCTGCGTGCCATCTCATATGTGATGATGTTGTCTCTGATTGGTACAATCGCTTCAACCGATCTCCAATAGGCAAATAAAACATCCTCTGCTTGGGTATTCTTTTACCTTTTCCACTATACGGAAGAAACCGATCTTTTTTGCAGAACCGACATTGCAATAACTCTTTATCTCCTCCCTTCCAAAAAAGCATACAATTATCTTCGCACACGTCAATCTTATGACAAGGCAATCCAAGTGATCGACTCAACTTCTTTGTCTCGTAGTATGACTCAGGAGCTTTATTGGGTGACGGAAGGACTGTTTTAAATGTTTCAGATATTTCATCCAAGCATGCCTCAGCTAGATTGTAAGTGGTCTTCCAATTCAGTATTTTTGAGGCGAGATACAATGGAGAAATTCCATCATGACACCCTTCGTAAAGGGGTTGATTCACTGCTTCAAACGCATGAAAGCCGCTATCATGGTATCTCTCTTCAAAATTTGGCTCCACCATATTTTCTTGAATTGTTGCATCGTCAAATAACATGTGAACATCTTCATTTGGATCATAAGAATGATCAACAGCCACTGGACTATTCTGGTGATCACTCCAAGTTTCTTGTTCAACTGGGCAATGACTTGTTGATGCTTTGCAACTTTCTCCATGATGCGTCCAAACATAATAATTCTCTGTAAATCCCTTCAAGTATATGTGCTTCTCAACGATATCGGTGTGGCGACGCTTTTGGTTTTTACACTTGGAACACGGACATAATAAATTCCCTCGTTGTCGATAAGATGGTTGATTACGAGCAAAAGATAAAAATGCATGTATCCCATCTACGAATTCATTTGATACACCTCCTCGCTCTTCATCTAACCTTCTATACATCCATTCtcttgaattaaaaaaatcagacatttttttgtgtttagttttgtttgttttctgatCGAATCGGTGGAAGATAATATAGTGGTTTTATTTTGCCATAACATTATcatgaataaacaaaataatatattcacCACTACTGCCATGACATGATAACACAAAGACTTTAAAAAAAGAGTAACAAATAGCACAGATTATTCGATGCagagttaaaatattttcatatgcaTTATTAGATTGGACTTGTCGAAACTGAGTTTTGTCACTTAGATATTTGCCACAATATTATCAGAATTACTTCGTGGCAAACTATTGTCACGAAAATTGCCAGAGACTTTTGTTGTTACAATTAGCCACAAAATGCCACGTTAGTCTATTTTGGTAAATTTGCCAGAAAAAGTCTCTTACTAATATGTGGCATTTATTGACACGACATTTTCTGTTAATTCATGGCAAATATTGCCAGAAATTACCACAAAGTTTTTGGTCGTGGCAAATTTGACATGATTTACCACAAAAAATGAAGTAATATTTAGGTGTGGCGATATTGTGTCAAAATGGTGGTAAATGTTTTTTGCCACAAACAGCTTCTGGCAATTTTCTGGTAATATcacatttttcttgtagtggaatCATTGTTTCATTATTCCAAGACACACATAAAAACGGTTAAAAAACATCTTCACCAACAAATTAGGGTAGGTATCAACAACTGCAGTGGATTCTGAATTTGAATTTATGAGTTCAATCGCATAACCTCTAAGGTGAGCAATATGTTGAGGTTATGCGATTGTAACTAATAAGAAACATCTCCAACATTCACtagaatttttgtttctaattctgATTATTTCAGTTTGGTTATCGTTATTCTCTTAAGCCATCAAAGGTTTATGGTTGATCATTGTGAAACATCACatttcttttaatcatttttcGGATTTCTTGCGTACACTTgctataaaattttattctcaacaaaatcattattcATATCATGATGTGTACAGAAAAGAATTTACATACACAATAATAAATacgtacacatatatatttacatggaTTTCAGGTTTGGATGCAGTTGTATGAGTCATTCAAAAATTTAACATGATATGCTATGCAGTTCAATATTGTCCCTATTCGCTGGACAGAACCGAGAATTACACCAAAATTCTTCTCGCCAAAATCTAGTCACGTCAAAATTCATCTCATTAATTCCTAATCTACAATTTAAGACTTGGGTCAGAAAATCCGAAAATTACGACACCAAAATCGCTGTCACCTCTTCCCTGCAGTTCTCTTATTCTTAACCAGGAACAATTTACACACACCAGATATCTCTCATTCACTCCAACTAGCAAAAAAATCTTCCAATCGAATGAGATCTAATCTCTCTATTTGATAACAAAACATTAACGATTATCTCATCAtgattaatttacaattttaaaacaaGTCCCTGTTCTATTATACATATGAAGAAAAGCTTTCTTTCGTGCATGACTTCCTCCCCGTTTCTTTTCTTCCAATATACCtggattttctgatttttaagatattatatatatatatatatatattgtatatgtatattaacGTAATAAAGAAAAACTCCACCTTTTTAGTTAGAACAAAAACTAAACAGAGAGATGTATATTAACACACAGTGTTTATAAGAGTATTTTTGTCTACAAAATAGTGATGGCTGTTGTGTGGAACATCTTTTTTactttgccaaaaaaaagagaaactgaaATTAATGTGTTTGGtgaaaaaatcttttaatttatctataaattaatttttattattttatagtggaagttaataattattagtttacagatatatttttctaattattaaaattcttaaaaattatgaattttagacaactttatggttttggaattgaatttgtgatatttagaaaatattaatgacagtatcttacaaatattttaggcaaattcacttatacacataatatacatttattcaaattacgaataataatattaattgtaGTATTTTAATTGCATATCtaactatcaaaatgaaaatgtcgcatatctaaaaattcaaaactttaatttttttttgctatttttatgatatgttatatagattattttataCCACTATAGTTTAAAAatcaacataacaattgttttacgGATATGAGTTTtagaagaaatttgaaaattttaaagcataatttattatcttatcaagGTAATATTATCTTATCATTATCaagattaataagataataatttacataatattatCTTATCATTATcaagattaataatataaaattttatattacctTGATAAGATTaatttacatgattttttttttcttgaaattatcTTATCATTCCAATAATACTATCTTATCAAGGTTTTTGAAATCTtcatgtaaaatattatcttatcaCAATACTATCAAGGATTGGtttgaaaattgaaatgaagaacttttaaaaaaccaGATGAAAT
It encodes the following:
- the LOC104728307 gene encoding uncharacterized protein LOC104728307 encodes the protein MYRRLDEERGGVSNEFVDGIHAFLSFARNQPSYRQRGNLLCPCSKCKNQKRRHTDIVEKHIYLKGFTENYYVWTHHGESCKASTSHCPVEQETWSDHQNSPVAVDHSYDPNEDVHMLFDDATIQENMVEPNFEERYHDSGFHAFEAVNQPLYEGCHDGISPLYLASKILNWKTTYNLAEACLDEISETFKTVLPSPNKAPESYYETKKLSRSLGLPCHKIDVCEDNCMLFWKGGDKELLQCRFCKKDRFLPYSGKGKRIPKQRMFYLPIGDRLKRLYQSETTSSHMRWHAEHVSSEGEMHHPSDGKAWKHFQKVYPQFAYESRNVYLGLSTDGFNPIGMNGQAHSVWPVILTPYNLPPGMCMKMEYFFLAILVPGPKHPKKSLDVFLQPLIEELQFLWSDGVDAYDVSRNQNFKMRVALMWTISDFPAYGMLSGWTTHGRLACPYCLEETKSFWLPNGRKHSWFDCHRVFLPKDHPYRRNLRAFRKGKSMHDDPPTWLSGEEILYERIRSIEGVFRTVDCGGKGHDNPARTITGYGDYHNWVKQSIFWDLPYWADLLLRHNLDFMHIEKNFFDNLIKTLLNVPGKTKDNVKSRMDLPSICRRPDLEVTPDGKAPVPKFRLSKDGLKSHDCHVIMQRLLPIAFLELLPEAIHTAISDVED